The genomic stretch CGATGTCGATTCCATAAGCTTTCTCGACCTTCATCGCGTAGAAGATCAGCTGAATTCCGATTCCGCAGGAGACGTCGGCTATGCTCGTGACTCCGAATTCTCCCAGGCGCTCGGCGCGATACCTGGCCACGACCTCGTGGGTGGCGTAGCGGAGGCCTTCCAGATCCATCCAGAGGTCGCTCCGGGAGAACTTGTCCTTTGCCCTTATCCTGGCCCTCGCTATCTCCGCTATCAGCTTCCAGTCATCACCGAGCTTGGCGCGGAGCTTCCTCTCGTCGAGGCCCCTCCGTATCATGTCCACCGCGAGTTGAACCTGCTCCTCGGTTATCATCATGTTCCAACCTTGGGGAGAGGCTTAAAAACGTTGCCGCGCTAATCTACCCGGTGATAAAATGGACCGGATAAAGGTTCTCTTCATCTTGGTTTCGGCGGTTATATTAATCGGTTCATTCTGGTATCTCTACGATTTCGCCTCCCGCTCCGACCTCAGGGACTACATCGGAGACGAAGTCTGGTACGTGCCCGCGAGCAGGAACGTTCTCCACAGGCTGGATGTTACTCTTCACTACGTGAACGAAACGACTAACGCGGCCGGAATAAACGTCATCTTCTCAAACACGAGCGTTCGGGTAAAATACCAGTACGATGTCGAAAGGATAGCCCTCCGTTACAATGCAACCCATGAGATGGAGTACCTCAAGTTTCCGGGAGTTTACTTTGAGATACCGGTGGACAACGTGGAGGGCTTCCTCAACGCCCTGTCCGGAGAAATACCGGCGGATGCCTACTACGTCGTTCCGGGCTACAGGTATCCCGATAAGGAGAACATCCAGAACTACCTCAACACCGAGCACCCCTTCCTTGGGAAGGACCTTATAATGCTCGGCATGCTTGCTGAAGATAAACCGATAAACTGGCGCCTGCCCGGGATAGTTGCCTTCGTCCTGATAGGCATCCTCGTGGTCATTGCCACGTACAGAGTAAGCGGCAGCTACCTCGCGGCGTTCATAGCCCTCCTCTTCGCCGTTGCTGACCCAACCCTTGAGGCAACCGCCGTAACGGCCATGCTGGACATACACGTGGCCCTCTTCGTGGCACTGTTCACGGCGCTGATGATCTACGAGAAAAGGGAAGCCGCGGGATTCGCCGTTGGCCTGGCGGCCGCCGCCAAGCTCAGCGGCGCCTTCGCTTATCCAATCTTATTGACACAAGCCCTGAGAAAGGAACAGAAATTCGGGAGATTCCTCCTCTCGACCGTTATCCTGCCGGGAATTGGATTTCTCATCTCCAACGTGCCCGGCATAATGGTGGTGGGTTTCAGGACGTGGTTAAACGACTTTTTGAGCAGCTTCCGCTGGCACCTCTCGAACAAGGGGGGCCATCCCGCGGCATCGCCTGTTTGGGAGTGGTTCGTAAACCACAAGGCCTTCCCATTCCACTACCGGCCCGATATCTACGCCCAGACAGACCCGTTCCTGCTCCTCAGCATGGTTCTGTTCATACTGGCCCTTCCCTGGCTCCACAGGCGGAGAGGAAAGCTGGTGGTCCCCTTCGGCATCTTCTGGATCACGGTTGGCTTCTTCGTCCTTCAGTACGCCCT from Thermococcus sp. 21S7 encodes the following:
- a CDS encoding dolichyl-phosphate-mannose--protein mannosyltransferase gives rise to the protein MDRIKVLFILVSAVILIGSFWYLYDFASRSDLRDYIGDEVWYVPASRNVLHRLDVTLHYVNETTNAAGINVIFSNTSVRVKYQYDVERIALRYNATHEMEYLKFPGVYFEIPVDNVEGFLNALSGEIPADAYYVVPGYRYPDKENIQNYLNTEHPFLGKDLIMLGMLAEDKPINWRLPGIVAFVLIGILVVIATYRVSGSYLAAFIALLFAVADPTLEATAVTAMLDIHVALFVALFTALMIYEKREAAGFAVGLAAAAKLSGAFAYPILLTQALRKEQKFGRFLLSTVILPGIGFLISNVPGIMVVGFRTWLNDFLSSFRWHLSNKGGHPAASPVWEWFVNHKAFPFHYRPDIYAQTDPFLLLSMVLFILALPWLHRRRGKLVVPFGIFWITVGFFVLQYALGGTTQFSFYATVLVPPAAIVMGAALRELLRWEAFTESLWLYLEWLFEIKDRIRLRLGR